In the genome of Phlebotomus papatasi isolate M1 chromosome 2, Ppap_2.1, whole genome shotgun sequence, one region contains:
- the LOC129800323 gene encoding condensin complex subunit 3, producing MPRKRKIRLQSDENAPPKATARQNAPKRPKNQKITTLILQTQEHAHRHHEKYIKELQKIYEKDKHEDFINDFLLILRSTMVRDVNNEYASNALGFCAKFVAIHNTEETHPLVKDVFKWLLSTSSNDINVRYRLCEFVNLILKSLGEEAVLDDNICDSIHKYMSERMSDINANIRAQAVLALQRLQMPDDPNDVILKQYFFHLSTDPCIKVRQHIITSIGRNMNTIPPIIERLWDVDEKVRRHVVLQMSSYPVRSYKVAERLTFLEQGLNDHSELVRKATINVMLPRWLDSYSDNYIAFVGALKLDTNDKEMQRFRKCALQALQHIFKKSDVTKIVTALGFTAPEKTRKASDEEDEEEEEMETSNRQNFPRCVPFKSLNIEVAVYWEAAVSYLQENDFNELNAILPELSVFCGYSEKYCENVHYEADKWQQMKNQYVLLSLLEILAKYDLGDEVGRNNLKQLLQAILVKYNLEEWNVSVLVRIFEKVYPIADERLQTVVEIVNEILHLDDANVTVDSEMENTVLKKADIDLQLKVSALKVKMMDLKEQENAFVQKKDYANAQKATEEWAQCNEEYVKMLHPLIVAETGQTSDTVLNMDLLKVPQKISTETTLKCLQIIFYTICSKHTNSITPSVVNLYNQFICRHMESLNTSVREWAFKCATTCSMLYSMLAKEVTKKLSEQFVLNSNVRVWTIAIECLFELVDRYGLEFFIDAPSEDDLGKVSGKTKSRQLFSTSVLDQGDQDTSQSIVDILGRLSHLLENCEYSCIVQALVLGFCRFVLHGHYTESNIVSKLMLYYFNPATEPEINQILGIFFESLTKERKQEYLQPALLPTLFIIFEAPIDSPLQEIKPETVMKFVIDVTRPQFCSPGLNIHNTIGMSFINAMQDNVTHKELLKILSKGLLSLEVSDDPSFRRDLKNSCDQLLKVTGLDEKVAKNIGSFKDLMDGIKRPTLSFSSTRMTNSVANAEKNSDEEDGEEESDNEEGEKNAENHLETITEDATEEQNSVVAEDKTVTGDAEKTNVAEEGVLVPATPSPRSQSQETLTEGDDSVFLPETQKTPKSQENLPQSQNSEDSEIIDASFDETAESRRRLGRRRNVSPTKEKEPEKKRTTNASAPETSSQKRQLEMRTPNPRTKVTRSATTAQVGKKAEDKGKKKPDPKEQEKPSRTLSQRTRRGENKDDKEAPMSKASSVNNVKSGLSESNPKDQEKSQKKPDPKEQKKVKPKEPEKSLRTPSDRTRRGENKGDSPSQSSTARSTKSGPSTRSLQEQKKADRKSPKKPVEKESESASRTPSQRGRRSENRNDKETPLSLSQTSSASSIKSGPSTRSLQEQKKVDRKSPKKPVEKEPERPSRTPRTPFQRGRRSENRNDKETPISSSQSSTASSTKSGPSAQNLREQKKPDRKSPKKPVEKEPERPSRTPSQRGRRSENRNDKETPMSLSQSSSASSVKSGPSTPKRAKNVQVAVSPLSRSYIQMQMMSPQHRTRRATAEEYSRNNIMTRTRIHHLSPSSRSSSQRSKSSQDSNRSTRSRQ from the exons ATGCCGCGGAAACGGAAAATCCGTCTCCAAAGTGACGAAAATGCACCACCAAAGGCAACAGCAAGGCAGAATGCTCCCAAAAGGCCAAAAAATCAGAAGATTACTACCCTGATTCTCCAGACGCAGGAACATGCCCATCGGCATCATGAGAAGTACATCAAGGAACTGCAGAAAATCTATGAAAAA GACAAACATGAAGATTTTATAAATGACTTCCTGTTAATCCTGCGTTCAACGATGGTGAGAGATGTTAACAATGAGTATGCATCCAATGCTCTGGGCTTCTGTGCCAAATTTGTCGCTATTCACAATACAGAAGAAACCCATCCACTGGTCAAAGATGTCTTTAAGTGGCTCCTGTCG ACTTCCAGCAATGATATTAATGTGCGATACCGCCTTTGTGAGTTTGTCAACCTAATTCTCAAGTCTCTGGGTGAGGAAGCTGTTCTGGATGACAATATCTGTGACAGCATCCACAAGTACATGAGCGAGAGAATGTCCGACATCAATGCAAACATCCGGGCACAAGCTGTCTTGGCACTTCAGCGCCTCCAAATGCCAGATGATCCCAATGACGTCATCCTCAAGCAGTACTTCTTCCACTTGAGCACAGATCCGTGCATCAAGGTGCGTCAGCACATCATAACTTCCATTGGGCGCAACATGAACACCATTCCGCCCATCATCGAGCGCCTCTGGGATGTGGACGAGAAGGTGCGCAGGCACGTCGTTCTGCAGATGAGTAGCTACCCGGTGCGCTCCTACAAAGTGGCTGAGCGTCTGACGTTCCTGGAGCAGGGACTCAATGATCACAGTGAACTCGTCCGGAAGGCCACAATTAACGTGATGCTTCCGCGCTGGCTGGATTCCTACAGTGACAACTACATTGCCTTCGTGGGGGCTCTCAAACTGGACACCAACGACAAAGAAATGCAGAGATTCAGGAAATGTGCTCTTCAAGCTCTCCAGCACATTTTCAA GAAGAGCGATGTGACCAAGATTGTAACAGCCTTAGGATTCACAGCTCCGGAGAAGACTCGAAAAGCATCTGATGAGGAggatgaagaagaagaggaaaTGGAAACATCAAATAGGCAAAACTTCCCACGTTGCGTGCCCTTCAAGTCACTCAATATTGAAGTGGCTGTCTACTGGGAGGCTGCTGTGAGTTACCTCCAAGAGAATGACTTTAACGAGTTGAATGCAATTTTGCCAGAATTGAGTGTCTTTTGTGGCTATAGTGAGAAATACTGTGAAAATGTCCACTACGAAGCTGATAAGTGGCAGCAAATGAAGAATCAGTATGTTCTGCTGAGTTTACTGGAGATTCTGGCTAAATATGATTTGGGCGATGAAGTAGGTCGGAATAATTTGAAGCAGTTGCTACAGGCAATTTTGGTGAAGTACAATCTGGAGGAGTGGAATGTTTCTGTGTTGGtgagaatatttgaaaaagtcTATCCAATTGCTGATGAACGCCTGCAAACTGTTGTTGAGATTGTCAATGAGATTCTACATTTGGATGATGCCAATGTGACTGTGGACAGTGAGATGGAGAATACTGTGCTGAAGAAGGCTGATATTGATTTGCAGCTGAAGGTGTCGGCACTCAAGGTGAAGATGATGGATTTGAAGGAGCAGGAAAATGCTTTTGTGCAGAAGAAAGATTATGCTAATGCTCAGAAGGCTACTGAGGAATGGGCTCAGTGCAATGAGGAATATGTGAAGATGCTGCATCCGTTGATTGTGGCAGAAACTGGACAAACATCAGATACTGTCCTGAATATGGATCTGCTGAAGGTACCACAGAAGATTTCCACGGAAACGACATTGAAGTGCCTGCAAATTATTTTCTACACAATTTGTTCTAAGCACACAAACAGCATCACGCCATCTGTTGTCAATCTCTACAATCAATTCATTTGCCGCCATATGGAATCACTCAATACAAGTGTCAGGGAATGGGCTTTCAAGTGTGCCACCACTTGCAGTATGCTGTATAGTATGCTGGCCAAGGAAGTCACCAAGAAGCTATCGGAACAATTTGTACTTAATTCAAATGTTCGCGTGTGGACAATTGCAATTGAGTGTCTTTTTGAATTGGTTGATCGATATGGACTGGAGTTTTTCATTGATGCACCGTCAGAGGATGACTTAGGAAAGGTGTCCGGAAAGACAAAATCTCGTCAACTCTTTTCGACATCGGTGTTGGATCAGGGTGATCAGGATACGTCGCAGAGTATTGTGGATATTCTGGGACGTTTGTCACATTTGCTGGAAAATTGCGAATATAGTTGCATTGTTCAGGCTCTTGTGCTGGGTTTCTGTCGATTTGTCTTGCATGGACACTACACAGAATCCAATATTGTATCCAAACTCATGCTGTACTACTTCAATCCAGCCACTGAGCCAGAAATCAATCAGATTTTGGGCATTTTCTTTGAGAGTCTGACCAAGGAGCGCAAACAGGAATATCTTCAACCGGCCCTGCTGCCAACACTCTTTATCATCTTCGAAGCACCCATTGATAGTCCATTGCAGGAGATCAAACCGGAAACTGTGATGAAGTTCGTAATTGATGTGACTCGTCCACAATTCTGCAGTCCCGGACTCAATATTCACAATACAATTGGGATGTCCTTCATCAATGCCATGCAGGACAATGTGACGCACAAGGAATTGCTGAAGATTCTGTCCAAAGGACTCCTATCACTCGAAGTGTCTGATGATCCTTCATTCAGGCGGGACCTGAAGAACTCGTGCGATCAGTTGCTAAAAGTGACTGGATTAGATGAAAAAGTGGCTAagaatattggatcctttaagGATCTCATGGACGGGATTAAGAGGCCAACATTGTCATTTTCATCCACGAGAATGACCAATTCCGTGGCAAATGCTGAGAAGAATTCCGACGAGGAGGATGGAGAGGAAGAAAGTGACAATGAGGAAGGGGAGAAAAATGCAGAGAATCATCTGGAGACGATTACAGAAGATGCCACTGAAGAACAGAATTCCGTAGTTGCTGAAGACAAAACAGTTACAGGAGATGCTGAAAAGACTAATGTTGCTGAAGAAGGAGTATTAGTACCAGCAACACCATCTCCACGGTCACAGAGTCAGGAAACACTGACAGAAGGGGATGATTCGGTTTTCCTGCCAGAAACGCAGAAAACACCAAAGTCTCAAGAGAATCTACCTCAGAGTCAGAATTCGGAAGATTCAGAAATAATTGATGCGTCTTTCGATGAGACTGCAGAATCCAGGAGGAGACTCGGTAGAAGAAGAAATGTTAGTCCAACGAAGGAGAAGGAACCAGAGAAGAAAAGAACTACAAATGCATCAGCTCCTGAAACTTCGTCACAGAAACGGCAACTGGAAATGAGAACACCAAATCCAAGGACTAAGGTCACAAGAAGTGCTACTACAGCACAGGTTGGAAAGAAAGCCGAGGATAAGGGGAAGAAAAAACCCGATCCGAAGGAACAAGAAAAACCGTCGAGGACTCTGTCTCAGAGAACAAGAAGAGGCGAGAACAAAGATGACAAGGAGGCACCCATGTCCAAAGCTTCCTCAGTGAATAATGTTAAGTCTGGATTGAGTGAATCAAATCCGAAAGACCAAGAGAAATCTCAGAAGAAACCTGATCCGAAGGAGCAGAAGAAGGTGAAACCGAAGGAACCAGAAAAATCTCTACGGACTCCGTCTGATAGAACAAGAAGAGGAGAGAACAAAGGTGACTCTCCGTCGCAATCTTCCACAGCCAGAAGCACGAAGTCTGGACCAAGTACTCGAAGTCTGCAGGAACAGAAGAAGGCTGATCGGAAATCTCCGAAGAAACCCGTAGAGAAAGAATCAGAAAGTGCATCAAGGACTCCGTCTCAAAGAGGAAGAAGGAGTGAGAACAGAAATGACAAGGAGACACCCTTATCTTTGTCGCAAACTTCCTCAGCCAGTAGCATCAAGTCTGGACCAAGTACTCGTAGTCTGCAGGAACAGAAGAAGGTTGATCGGAAATCTCCGAAGAAACCCGTAGAGAAAGAACCAGAAAGACCATCAAGGACTCCAAGGACTCCGTTTCAGAGGGGAAGAAGAAGTGAGAACAGAAATGACAAAGAGACACCTATATCCTCGTCGCAATCTTCCACAGCCAGTAGCACTAAGTCTGGACCAAGTGCACAAAATCTGAGGGAGCAGAAGAAGCCTGATCGGAAATCTCCGAAGAAACCCGTAGAGAAAGAACCAGAAAGACCATCAAGGACTCCGTCTCAGAGGGGAAGAAGGAGTGAGAACAGAAATGACAAAGAAACACCTATGTCCTTGTCGCAATCTTCTTCAGCGAGTAGCGTCAAATCTGGACCAAGTACACCAAAACGTGCTAAGAATGTCCAGGTGGCGGTTTCTCCGCTCAGCAGAAGCTACATTCAGATGCAAATGATGAGTCCACAGCATAGAACAAGGAGAGCAACAGCTGAAGAATACTCACGAAATAATATAATGACTCGTACAAGGATTCATCATCTCTCTCCATCATCCAGATCTTCGTCCCAGCGCAGCAAATCGTCACAAGACTCCAATAGGAGCACCAGGTCCCGGCAGTAG